A single Lactuca sativa cultivar Salinas chromosome 8, Lsat_Salinas_v11, whole genome shotgun sequence DNA region contains:
- the LOC111877403 gene encoding receptor-like protein kinase ANXUR1 isoform X1, with protein sequence MEGVQRLKIPLKDIKLATNNFGDDNFIAQGGFGKVYIGQITLSGQSSTIAVKRLDRRLGQGDREFMMEIQMLSRYKHKNLISLLGFCDEGGESILVYEHAKHGSLDKYLSDSNLSWIQRLQISLGAARGFNYLHNDVGLQHRVLHRDIKSSNILLNENWEAKISDFGLSKIGPSNVEFTFLVTNACGTFGYVDPQYVRTGILTKESDVYSFGVVLFEILCGRLALIERYQDEHRFLSSLAQVCCEDNRLDEIIDPNLMNQMKVCSLKLFSMAAYQCLRENRSERPTMGWIVEKLEKALELQASSKGFIRVGTWGRSGNPPNQWSFELEKDHKLVKITIDHGNVIYSLMFTSEFRGVFYNSEKYGGWAGGETVSEVILDGDEEIICINGTIGSRDGFTIISSLSFQTNRRTHEPFGRVTKTSFSIPWDKGSLVGFYGIAGYYIDSFGIYVKANEETIRVGTWGKTGTGSPQNVWSFQLEKNQNWKKITIDHDDLIYSLIFTTQYRGLTHTCEKAGGWNGGETVSEVNIS encoded by the exons ATGGAAGGTGTACAACGCTTAAAAATTCCTCTTAaagacataaagttggcaaccaATAACTTTGGCGATGATAATTTCATAgcacaaggtggatttgggaagGTCTACATAGGCCAAATCACCCTATCTGGACAATCAAGCACCATTGCTGTAAAAAGGTTGGACCGCAGATTGGGACAAGGGGACCGAGAGTTCATGATGGAAATCCAGATGCTTTCACGCTATAAACACAAAAACCTCATCTCTCTACTTGGGTTTTGTGATGAAGGTGGAGAAAGTATCCTCGTGTATGAGCATGCAAAACACGGAAGCCTTGACAAATATCTAAGTGACTCTAACCTCTCCTGGATACAACGTCTCCAAATAAGCCTTGGTGCAGCCCGTGGCTTTAATTACCTTCATAATGACGTGGGACTTCAACACAGGGTCCTGCATCGAGACATAAAGAGTTCAAACATTCTCTTAAACGAGAATTGGGAAGCAAAAATCTCAGATTTTGGATTATCGAAAATAGGCCCTTCAAATGTGGAGTTCACTTTTCTTGTCACTAATGCTTGTGGCACCTTCGGCTATGTTGATCCACAATATGTAAGAACCGGTATTCTAACAAAGGAGTCTGACGTGTATTCGTTTGGTGTAGTACTATTTGAAATCTTATGTGGAAGGTTGGCACTTATTGAAAGATATCAAGATGAACATCGGTTTCTTTCGTCTCTGGCCCAAGTGTGTTGTGAAGACAACAGATTAGATGAGATCATTGATCCCAATCTCATGAatcaaatgaaagtatgttcgttAAAGCTTTTCTCAATGGCTGCATATCAATGCTTGAGAGAAAATCGGAGCGAACGCCCAACCATGGGTTGGATTGTTGAGAAACTTGAGAAGGCATTAGAACTTCAA GCTTCTAGCAAAGGATTTATTCGGGTTGGCACATGGGGACGAAGTGGAAATCCTCCAAATCAATGGTCATTTGAACTTGAGAAAGATCATAAGCTGGTGAAGATAACCATTGATCATGGTAATGTAATATACTCCCTTATGTTCACTAGTGAATTTAGAGGTGTTTTCTACAATTCTGAAAAGTATGGGGGTTGGGCCGGTGGAGAAACAGTTTCTGAG GTCATCTTAGATGGTGACGAGGAAATAATATGCATTAATGGAACCATTGGTTCACGAGATGGTTTTACAATAATTTCGTCACTATCCTTTCAGACGAACAGAAGGACCCATGAACCTTTTGGTCGAGTAACAAAAACTAGTTTCTCTATACCATGGGACAAAGGCTCTTTAGTTGGGTTTTATGGCATTGCTGGTTATTACATAGATAGTTTTGGCATATATGTTAAAGCTAACGAAGAAACCATAAGGGTTGGAACATGGGGAAAAACTGGGACCGGAAGTCCACAAAATGTTTGGtctttccaactagagaaaaatcAAAATTGGAAGAAGATAACCATTGATCATGACGATCTCATATACTCTCTCATCTTCACCACACAATATAGAGGCTTAACACACACTTGCGAAAAGGCTGGTGGCTGGAACGGGGGAGAAACGGTTTCAGAGGTAAACATCTCATAA
- the LOC111877403 gene encoding receptor-like protein kinase ANXUR1 isoform X2, protein MEGVQRLKIPLKDIKLATNNFGDDNFIAQGGFGKVYIGQITLSGQSSTIAVKRLDRRLGQGDREFMMEIQMLSRYKHKNLISLLGFCDEGGESILVYEHAKHGSLDKYLSDSNLSWIQRLQISLGAARGFNYLHNDVGLQHRVLHRDIKSSNILLNENWEAKISDFGLSKIGPSNVEFTFLVTNACGTFGYVDPQYVRTGILTKESDVYSFGVVLFEILCGRLALIERYQDEHRFLSSLAQVCCEDNRLDEIIDPNLMNQMKVCSLKLFSMAAYQCLRENRSERPTMGWIVEKLEKALELQASSKGFIRVGTWGRSGNPPNQWSFELEKDHKLVKITIDHGHLRW, encoded by the exons ATGGAAGGTGTACAACGCTTAAAAATTCCTCTTAaagacataaagttggcaaccaATAACTTTGGCGATGATAATTTCATAgcacaaggtggatttgggaagGTCTACATAGGCCAAATCACCCTATCTGGACAATCAAGCACCATTGCTGTAAAAAGGTTGGACCGCAGATTGGGACAAGGGGACCGAGAGTTCATGATGGAAATCCAGATGCTTTCACGCTATAAACACAAAAACCTCATCTCTCTACTTGGGTTTTGTGATGAAGGTGGAGAAAGTATCCTCGTGTATGAGCATGCAAAACACGGAAGCCTTGACAAATATCTAAGTGACTCTAACCTCTCCTGGATACAACGTCTCCAAATAAGCCTTGGTGCAGCCCGTGGCTTTAATTACCTTCATAATGACGTGGGACTTCAACACAGGGTCCTGCATCGAGACATAAAGAGTTCAAACATTCTCTTAAACGAGAATTGGGAAGCAAAAATCTCAGATTTTGGATTATCGAAAATAGGCCCTTCAAATGTGGAGTTCACTTTTCTTGTCACTAATGCTTGTGGCACCTTCGGCTATGTTGATCCACAATATGTAAGAACCGGTATTCTAACAAAGGAGTCTGACGTGTATTCGTTTGGTGTAGTACTATTTGAAATCTTATGTGGAAGGTTGGCACTTATTGAAAGATATCAAGATGAACATCGGTTTCTTTCGTCTCTGGCCCAAGTGTGTTGTGAAGACAACAGATTAGATGAGATCATTGATCCCAATCTCATGAatcaaatgaaagtatgttcgttAAAGCTTTTCTCAATGGCTGCATATCAATGCTTGAGAGAAAATCGGAGCGAACGCCCAACCATGGGTTGGATTGTTGAGAAACTTGAGAAGGCATTAGAACTTCAA GCTTCTAGCAAAGGATTTATTCGGGTTGGCACATGGGGACGAAGTGGAAATCCTCCAAATCAATGGTCATTTGAACTTGAGAAAGATCATAAGCTGGTGAAGATAACCATTGATCATG GTCATCTTAGATGGTGA